One genomic region from Cinclus cinclus chromosome 22, bCinCin1.1, whole genome shotgun sequence encodes:
- the NCOR1 gene encoding nuclear receptor corepressor 1 isoform X2, with amino-acid sequence MSSSGYPPNQGAFSTEQSRYPPHSVQYTFPSTRHQQEFAVPDYRSSHLEVTQATQLLQQQQQQQQQQLRRRPSLLSEFHPGSDRPQERRTGYEQQFHPGPSQTDHDSLESKRPRLEQVSDSHFQRVSAATVLPLVHPLQEGLRSADIKKDPAFGGKHEGPSSPISGQPCGEDQNASPSKLSKEELIQSMDRVDREIAKVEQQILKLKKKQQQLEEEAAKPPEPERPVSPPPVEQKHRSIVQIIYDENRKKAEEAHKIFEGLGPKVELPLYNQPSDTKVYHENIKTNQVMRKKLILFFKRRNHARKQREQKICQRYDQLMEAWEKKVDRIENNPRRKAKESKTREYYEKQFPEIRKQREQQERFQRVGQRGAGLSATIARSEHEISEIIDGLSEQENNEKQMRQLSVIPPMMFDAEQRRVKFINMNGLMEDPMKVYKDRQFMNVWTDHEKEIFKEKFVQHPKNFGLIASYLERKNVPDCVLYYYLTKKNENYKALVRRNYGKRRGRNQQQIARPSQEEKVEEKVEEEKSDKSEKKEEEKKDEEEKDEKEESKENTKEKDKTEVAPEETEEREQAAPRGRKTANSQGRRKGRITRSMTNEAAQANAAAAAATEEPPPPLPPPPEPSSTEPVETSRWTEEEMEVAKKGLVEHGRNWAAIAKMVGTKSEAQCKNFYFNYKRRHNLDSLLQQHKQKSSRRPREERDVSQCESVASTVSAQEDEDIEASNEEENPEDSEGAENSSDTESAPSPTPAEPAKPTEETPSEPAAPKVTTEAPAEQESASKPATSTSPSLPAPSVSTAETQNPEPQVKEEINTEAEEPMEVDSRSHSAEAKPVITLPVHTKVEPVETEMRLPENIQVKIENDTKEREVEKPKEKSEPEEMDYSLSQQVPTARPESHSDNDSSATCSADEEVDGEPDRQGIYSRESKPSLLNPTGSILVSSTIKQGQMDLQQLHHRAAVIPPMVSCSPCSVPVGTPVSGYALYQRHIKAMHESALLEEQRQRQEQLDMEYRSAVSPCGTSKSPSVEWEGKPVAYMPYAEVKRIEQEAQVQNPATRSASPYRLSPREVNKASPQPEMNAARYSVPPVLQPAPHQVITNIPEGVRLPTTRPTRPPPPLIPSSKTSVPSEKPSFIMGGSISQGTPGTYLTSHSQASYAQETAKPSVGSISLGLPRQQESAKSGSLPYIKQEEFSPRSQNSQPEGLLVRAQHESVVRGTTTIQEGSITRGTPTSKVSVETIPSLRGSITQGTPALSQSGIAADALLKGTITRLATEDSSPEKCREEASAKGHVIYEGKSGHILSYDAIKNVREGTRSPRTAHEIGLKRTYDTMEGNIKQGMSLRESPGSAPLEGLICRALPRGSPHAELKERTVLSGSIMQGTPRATAESFEEGLKYPKQIKRESPPIRTFEGAITKGKPYDGVTTIKEMGRSIHEIPRQDLLSQESRKTPEMVQTARPIIEGSISQGTPIKYESNSGQSAIKHNVKSLITGPSKLPRGMPQLEMVPENVKVVERGKYEDVKTGDAVRSRHTSVVSSGPSVLRSTLHETPKSQLSPGIYDDTNARRTPVNYQSPMSRSSPMMNRVSEAGVSSGKPANHERKNTLTPTQRESVPAKSPVPGVDPVVAHSPFDPHHRGATPEVYRGHLPPHLDPAMPFHRALDPAAAAYLFQRQLSPTPGYPSQYQLYAMENTRQTILNDYITSQQMQVNLRPDVTRGLSPREQTLALPYAGARGIIDLNNMAPTILVPHPGGTSTPPMERITYIPGTQLTFPPRPYNPASLSPGHPTHLAASAAANAEREREREREKERERERERERERERERERERERITSVPAELYLRPGAEQPGRPSSHGYVRSPSPSVRSQENILQQRPSIFQGTNGTSVITPLDPAAQLRIMQLTPGAPSITQGLPASRYNTAADALAALVDAAASAPQMEVAKAKENKHEGTRIEENMGRRSAVVTDQQQMEQKTLEVEKRPVQCPYTSANYSGGKSQGQTSSVVYSEAGKEKGPPPKSRYEEELRTRGKTTITAANFIDVIITRQIASDKDARDRGSQSSDSSSSLSSHRYEAPGDAIEVISPANSPVPAQEKLQSYQQEAPKPNQAETDPTRPYEGPIHRYRTQQEPPSPQQPPPPSSQAEGMAHVPRTHRLITLADHICQIITQDFARNQAASQASLQPPTTTFQNSTPAPTPVSGRAKTSNRYSPEAQSQPVHHQRPGARVSPENLSDKARGRPGKSPERSHVSSEPYEPISPPQVPVVHEKQENVLLLSQRTEPTEQRTDSRSPGSISYLPSFFTKLENTSPMVKSKKQEIFRKLNSSGGGDSDMATAQPGTEIFNLPAVTTSGAVSSRGHSFADPASNLGLEDIIRKALMGNFDDKSEEHGVVMSQPLAVAQGSSGSAVPASNETRREEANPSPNSGGAVNKQKLISKSNSRKSKSPIPGQGYLGTERPSSVSSVHSEGDYHRQTPVWAWEDRPSSTGSTQFPYNPLTMRMLSSTPPTSITCAPPSMSQATTHPQNRIWEREPAPLLSAQYETLSDSDD; translated from the exons CAACAACTTGAAGAAGAAGCTGCTAAGCCTCCCGAGCCGGAGAGGCCGGTGTCCCCTCCTCCCGTGGAGCAGAAGCACCGCAGCATCGTGCAGATCATTTACGATGAGAATCGG aaaaaagcagaagaagctCACAAGATTTTTGAAGGTCTTGGTCCAAAAGTTGAATTG CCACTTTACAACCAACCCTCAGACACCAAGGTCTACCATGAAAACATCAAAAC aaacCAGGTGATGAGGAAAAAGCTGATCCTATTCTTTAAAAGAAGGAACCATGCAAGAAAACAACGG gaacagaaaatctgTCAACGTTATGATCAGCTGATGGAGGCATGGGAGAAGAAAGTAGACAGGATAGAAAATAACCCACGAAGGAAAGCCAAGGAGAGCAAAACACGGGAGTACTACGAGAAACAATTCCCAGAAATCCGGAAACAGAGAGAGCAGCAAGAAAGATTCCAAAG AGTTGGCCAAAGAGGGGCTGGCCTTTCAGCAACCATTGCTAGAAGTGAACACGAGATTTCAGAAATCATCGATGGACTCTCTGAGCAGGAG AATAACGAGAAGCAAATGCGGCAGCTCTCTGTCATCCCTCCCATGATGTTCGatgcagagcagagaagggtGAAATTCATCAACATGAATGGGCTGATGGAAGATCCCATGAAAGTTTATAAAGACAGGCAGTTCATGAATGTCTGGACAGACCATGAGAAGgagatttttaaggaaaa GTTTGTCCAACATCCCAAGAACTTTGGTCTAATTGCTTCCTACTTGGAACGAAAG AATGTTCCCGACTGtgtattatattattatttgaccaagaaaaatgaaaactataAAGCCCTTGTGCGAAGGAATTATGGCAAACGCAGAGGAAGAAACCAG CAACAGATTGCTCGTCCTTCTCAAGAAGAAAAGGTAGAAGAAAAGgtagaagaggaaaaatcagacaaatcagaaaaaaaagaggaggaaaagaaagatgaggaggagaaggatgaGAAGGAGGAATCTAA AGAGAATAccaaagaaaaggacaaaactgAAGTTGCACCAGAGGAAACAGAGGAAAGGGAGCAGGCAGCTCCTCGGGGCCGAAAAACTGCAAACAGCCAAGGTCGGCGTAAGGGCAGAATCACCAGATCAATGACAAATGAAGCTGCACAAGcaaatgctgctgcagctgcagccactgaagagccaccaccacctctgccacCCCCACCAGAACCTT cTTCTACAGAGCCTGTGGAGACATCCCGCTGgacagaagaagaaatggaaGTTGCTAAGAAAG GTCTAGTGGAACACGGGCGAAACTGGGCAGCAATTGCCAAAATGGTTGGGACGAAAAGTGAAGCTCAGTGTAAAAACTTCTACTTCAATTACAAAAGGAGGCACAACCTGGACAGtctcctccaacagcacaaaCAAAAG TCTTCGCGAAGGCCCCGAGAGGAGCGAGATGTGTCACAGTGTGAGAGTGTGGCTTCGACTGTGTCAGCTCAGGAGGATGAAGATATTGAAGCATCTAATGAAGAAGAGAACCCAGAAGACAGTGAAG GTGCTGAAAATAGTTCTGATACAGAAAGTGCTCCATCTCCAACTCCAGCAGAACCTGCTAAACCAACTGAAGAAACTCCATCTGAGCCTGCTGCTCCAAAAGTAACCACTGAGGCCCCAGCAGAGCAAGAATCTGCCAGTAAACCTGCAACCAGCACATCTCCCTCCTTACCAGCTCCAAGTGTATCAACAGCTGAAACTCAGAACCCTGAGCCACAGGTTAAGGAAGAAATAAACACTGAAGCTGAGGAGCCTATGGAGGTGGACAGCAGAAGCCATTCAGCTGAAGCTAAGCCTGTGATTACTCTTCCAGTTCATACCAAAGTAGAACCTGTAGAGACTGAAATGAGGCTACCAGAGAATATTCAAGTGAAAATAGAGAATGATACCAAAGAGAGAGAGGTAGAGAAACCCAAGGAAAAGTCAGAACCGGAGGAAATGGACTACAGCCTGTCCCAGCAAGTTCCTACAGCCAGACCAGAATCCCATTCAGATAATGACTCCAGTGCCACCTGCAGTGCTGATGAGGAAGTTGATGGAGAACCTGACAGACAGGG TATCTACAGCAGAGAGTCAAAGCCCTCACTTTTAAATCCCACTGGGTCAATTCTGGTATCATCCACGATAAAGCAAGGGCAGATGGACCTGCAACAGCttcaccacagagctgctgtcatCCCACCTATG gtttcctgcagcccctgctctgtccctgtggGCACCCCAGTGAGTGGTTATGCTCTCTACCAGCGGCACATCAAGGCCATGCACGAGTCAGccctgctggaggagcagcgGCAGcgccaggagcagctggacaTGGAATATCGGAGCGCTGTGAGCCCCTGTGGCACCTCCAAGAGCCCCAGTGTGGAGTGGGAAG GAAAACCAGTGGCCTATATGCCTTATGCTGAGGTCAAGAGAATAGAACAGGAAGCACAAGTGCAAAATCCAGCCACAAGGTCAGCATCACCCTACAGGTTATCTCCAAGAGAAGTCAATAAAGCCTCTCCCCAGCCTGAGATGAATGCAGCTCGCTACAGTGTCCCTCCAG TTCTCCAGCCAGCCCCTCACCAGGTGATAACCAATATTCCTGAAGGAGTTCGCCTGCCCACAACCAGACCCACcagaccaccaccaccactcaTTCCATCCTCCAAAACCAGTGTGCCATCAGAAAAACCTTCCTTCATCATGGGAGGCTCAATCTCACAA GGAACACCTGGCACTTATTTAACATCCCACAGTCAAGCTTCCTATGCCCAAGAAACTGCAAAGCCATCAGTGGGTTCTATATCCCTTGGGCTACCAAGGCAGCAAGAGTCGGCCAAATCTg GTTCCTTGCCCTATATCAAACAAGAAGAATTTTCACCCAGAAGCCAGAATTCCCAACCTGAGGGACTTCTGGTCAGGGCACAACATGAAAGTGTGGTGCGAG GTACCACAACAATACAGGAGGGGAGTATAACACGAGGAACTCCAACCAGTAAAGTTTCAGTTGAGACCATTCCTTCTTTGAGAGGCTCCATAACTCAg GGTACCCCAGCTCTGTCTCAGTCTGGCATTGCTGCTGATGCACTGCTCAAGGGAACCATCACCCGGCTGGCTACAGAGGACAGCAGCCCAGAGAAGTGCAGGGAGGAGGCCTCAGCCAAGGGCCATGTCATTTATGAAGGCAAAAGTGGGCATATTCTGTCTTATGATG CTATTAAAAATGTCCGTGAAGGAACAAGGAGTCCAAGAACTGCTCATGAAATTGGCTTAAAGAGAACCTATGATACAATGGAAGGAAACATAAAACAGGGGATGTCACTGAGGGAGTCTCCAGGGTCTGCACCACTGGAAG gtTTAATCTGCCGAGCGCTGCCTCGGGGTAGCCCACACGCTGAACTAAAGGAGAGAACAGTCTTGTCTGGCTCTATAATGCAAG GCACACCAAGAGCAACAGCTGAAAGTTTTGAAGAAGGCTTGAAGTACCCCAAACAGATCAAGAGAGAGTCACCTCCCATCAGGACGTTTGAAGGAGCCATCACCAAGGGCAAACCCTACGATGGGGTCACCACCATAAAGGAGATGGGTCGCTCCATCCATGAGATCCCAAGGCAGGACCTCTTAAGCCAAGAGAGTCGCAAGACTCCTGAAATGGTGCAGACAGCCAGGCCAATCATAGAAGGCTCCATATCTCAG GGCACACCcataaaatatgaaagcaaCTCTGGCCAGTCTGCCATCAAACACAATGTAAAATCTTTAATCACTGGACCAAGCAAGCTGCCCCGGGGAATGCCTCAGCTGGAAATGGTGCCAGAAAACGTGAAGGTGGTGGAACGAGGAAAATACGAAGATGTGAAGACCGGGGATGCCGTGCGGTCCCGTCACACGTCAGTAGTCAGCTCTGGTCCCTCTGTTCTCAGGTCAACACTTCATGAAACTCCCAAATCACAGCTGAGCCCTGGGATTTATGATGATACAAATGCTCGGAGGACACCTGTGAATTATCAGAGTCCAATGTCCAGGAGTTCACCCATGATGAATAGAGTTAGTGAGG CTGGAGTATCTTCTGGGAAGCCAGCAAATCATGAAAGGAAGAACACACTCACTCCAACACAGAGGGAGAGTGTGCCAGCAAAGTCTCCAGTGCCAGGGGTTGATCCTGTAGTGGCTCACAGTCCTTTTGACCCTCACCACAGAGGAGCAACTCCTGAAGTCTACAGGGGTCACCTCCCTCCCCATTTAGATCCTGCTATGCCATTTCACAGGGCTCTGGATCCTG ctgctgctgcttacCTGTTCCAAAGGCAGCTGTCCCCCACGCCGGGGTACCCCAGCCAGTACCAGCTGTACGCCATGGAGAACACGCGCCAGACCATCCTCAACGACTACATCACCTCCCAGCAGATGCAAGTGAACCTCCGGCCTGATGTCACCAGGGGATTGTCCCCCAGGGAGCAAACTTTAGCACTCCCTTATGCAGGAGCACGAG GAATTATTGACCTGAACAATATGGCCCCCACTATCTTAGTGCCTCATCCTGGAGGAACGAGCACCCCACCCATGGAGAGAATCACATATATCCCTGGCACCCAGCTTACCTTCCCTCCCAGGCCTTACAACCCTGCTTCTCTGTCACCAG GACACCCCACACACCTGgcagcttctgcagcagcaaatgctgaaaGGGAacgggaaagggaaagggagaaggaacgggaaagggagagggaacgTGAACGAGAGCGGGAAAGAGAACGAGAACGTGAGAGGGAGAGAATCACCTCAGTCCCTGCTGAACTTTATCTCCGACCAG GtgcagagcagcctggcagaCCCAGCAGTCACGGATACGTCCGGTCCCCATCCCCTTCTGTCAGAAGCCAGGAAAACATTCTGCAGCAAAGGCCAAGTATTTTCCAAGGAACCAATGGGACAAGTGTAATCACACCTTTGGATCCTGCTGCTCAGCTACGTATCAT GCAGCTCACCCCTGGAGCTCCCTCTATCACTCAAGGTTTGCCAGCTTCCCGTTACAACACTGCTGCTGATGCCCTGGCAGCACTCGTGGAcgctgcagcctctgctcctcagATGGAAGTTGCCAAAGCAAAGGAGAACAAGCATGAAGGAACCAGGATAGAAGAGAACATGGGACGCCGGTCAGCTGTGGTGACTGACCAGCAGCAGATGGAGCAGAAGACCCTGGAGGTAGAAAAGAGGCCTGTGCAGTGCCCCTATACATCTGCAAATTACTCTGGTGGCAAGTCCCAGGGACAGACTTCATCAGTAGTCTATTCAGAGGCTGGTAAAGAGAAAGGACCTCCTCCTAAATCCAGGTACGAGGAAGAGCTGAGAACTCGAGGAAAGACCACAATTACTGCTGCTAACTTCATAGATGTGATCATCACTCGTCAGATTGCTTCAGACAAGGATGCTCGAGATAGGGGCTCTCAAAGTTCAGATTCTTCCAGTAGTT TGTCCTCACACCGGTATGAAGCTCCTGGAGATGCCATTGAGGTGATCAGCCCTGCAAATTCACCTGTACCTGCTCAAGAAAAGCTACAGTCCTATCAACAGGAGgcacccaaaccaaaccaggcAGAGA CTGACCCCACCAGGCCGTACGAGGGCCCCATTCACCGCTACAGGACACAACAGGAGCCCCCCTCGCCCCAGCAACCTCCACCTCCCTCTTCCCAGGCAGAGGGGATGGCACATGTGCCCAGGACACATCGGCTCATCACCCTTGCTGATCACATCTGT CAAATTATCACACAAGACTTTGCTAGAAACCAAGCAGCTTCTCAGGCCTCTTTGCAGCCTCCCACCACTACATTCCAGAATTCCACCCCTGCTCCAACGCCTGTTTCTGGCCGGGCCAAGACCTCGAACCGCTACAGCCCCGAGGCTCAGTCACAGCCTGTGCACCACCAGCGGCCAGGGGCCAGAGTGTCCCCTGAGAACCTCTCTGACAAGGCCAGGGGAAG GCCTGGAAAATCTCCAGAGAGGAGTCATGTCTCCTCAGAGCCCTATGAGCCAATCTCGCCACCTCAGGTCCCGGTTGTACAtgagaagcaggaaaatgttcttttgctTTCCCAAAGAACTGAGCCTACTGAACAGAG GACTGACTCTCGCTCTCCAGGCAGTATCAGTTACCTGCCTTCGTTTTTCACCAAACTTGAGAACACTTCACCAATGGTAAAATCCAAGAAACAGGAGATATTTCGAAAGCTGAACTCATCTGGTGGAGGTGACTCTGACATGG CAACTGCTCAGCCAGGGACTGAAATATTCAATTTGCCAGCAGTCACTACCTCAG GTGCAGTCAGTTCTAGGGGTCACTCCTTTGCAGATCCTGCCAGTAATCTAGGTCTGGAAGACATTATTAGGAAAGCACTGATGGGAAACTTTGATGACAAGAGTGAGGAGCACGGGGTCGTCATGTCCCAACCTCTTGCAGTGGCTCAGGGCAGCTCCGGCTCCGCGGTACCGGCCAGTAACGAGACACGTAGGGAAGAAGCCAATCCCTCTCCAAATTCAG GTGGGGCAGTCAACAAGCAGAAACTCATCAGCAAGTCAAACAGCAGGAAGTCAAAATCTCCGATTCCTGGGCAGGGATATTTGGGAACTGAAAGACCTTCTTCTGTCTCATCTGTACATTCAGAAGGGGACTACCACAGACAGACTCCAGTGTGGGCCTGGGAGGACAGGCCTTCATCAACAG GTTCCACCCAGTTTCCATACAACCCTCTGACCATGAGGATGCTGAGCAGCACCCCCCCGACCTCCATCACCTGTGCCCCCCCGTCCATGAGCCAAGCAACCACTCACCCACAGAACAGGATCTGGGAGCGAGAGCCTGCACCACTGCTTTCAGCACAATATGAGACTCTGTCTGACAGTGATGACTGA